Genomic DNA from Manihot esculenta cultivar AM560-2 chromosome 15, M.esculenta_v8, whole genome shotgun sequence:
AAATTGTTTAATGAACATTCCTTCCCAAGCTGCCCTTATGTGCCTCAGAAATTCTCTCATGTCAACATGCACGTCGTCTGTTAACCATGGTGCTGGATTCGTTAGCCCAATTGCTTCAATGCTGAAATATCCATTCTTTTCCACCGCTGCAGCAAATTCCCCCGGAGGAGCAGCGTATATCGATAGGTTGAAGCCGTCgacttcttcttctcttatgaGTCCCTATAATAGTAGAATCAAAGTTTAACTTCTAACTTTAATTTCTCCAGtgtaaataaataagtaaataaaaacTTGCCCTTTTGGCCATGTCGAGAAGGATTGAAGCCATTAGATTGAACAATATTCCATTTGCTAGCTCAGAATAAGGGATCCCATCTGGGATACTTGGCATCACAACTATGAGCAGCCCGCCAGGCACCATCTCTTTAGCTCTGGCATTCAAGAAATCGTTAAAGTCGTCAGCCCATTGTTTTGCATACGCTTTAAGGACTACGTCAGGGGCACTTGTGTAGTGAATCCTCCCTTTGTTCCATGCTGGAGAATTCTTGTCTTCCAGCTCTTCTGGCACCTTAGAGAGCCAGTAGAGTGAGTAATGACATTGTGCAACATGGAGAGAGGATTCTGGGAATAATCTCTTGTAAAAAGAACCAGGAACGCCGGCGGCAAAGTATTCCCTTTCCGGTGGTAGAGAAATGAAGAGGGTGTTGAAATCATTGGAGGGTTGATCATTAAAGAGAACTTGAAATTCAGGCATTGCAGAAGTAGGGCATTGAGATTGGTACTTCCTTTTTATGACATCTatgattctttccatagaagtaaAGGTATTTGGACCAACTGCACATCCTAAATCTGCAAGCACAATCGTATTATTTGAAGTTGATATCAAGGATTTTACGTCTAGCTTCTTGCTAATTTCGTCATCAACTATGTCCTTTACAACATCCGTAGCCAATCTCTGCCAACAagacaaaaaataaagaaaatcacCATTAAAAATTACGATCCTTGTCTCAACATACATGATCATAATGGATTGTTCTATTTCTCGTTTCATGTTATTcactttatttaatataaaaatccaAGATGACGAAAAGATtgaattaaagcaaataatttctTTCATTTATATTGAATCCTTAGAAGATCAATCTTTTCAGGATTCATGGCAGTACCTTCCAATGATGCATCATCTAAGAATTGAATTTGAGTACAGTTTACCTTATTACTGCTCCCAATAtttgttaatataaaattagacagcatcttgaatttttttaaaacttgacAAAGTTGAAAGAAGGATAAGTTAAAAATGAAGTTGGCTTTATTCCAGTTGCAGCCCTTCTTTAATATAATTCGTAGAAGATATTTTAGcaggaaaagggg
This window encodes:
- the LOC110601484 gene encoding loganic acid O-methyltransferase, with amino-acid sequence MAAVVRESVLKNDADGPIKVKGGLGNNSYFKNSVYQRLATDVVKDIVDDEISKKLDVKSLISTSNNTIVLADLGCAVGPNTFTSMERIIDVIKRKYQSQCPTSAMPEFQVLFNDQPSNDFNTLFISLPPEREYFAAGVPGSFYKRLFPESSLHVAQCHYSLYWLSKVPEELEDKNSPAWNKGRIHYTSAPDVVLKAYAKQWADDFNDFLNARAKEMVPGGLLIVVMPSIPDGIPYSELANGILFNLMASILLDMAKRGLIREEEVDGFNLSIYAAPPGEFAAAVEKNGYFSIEAIGLTNPAPWLTDDVHVDMREFLRHIRAAWEGMFIKQFPSDVVDEFFEQLMLRLPEVFEQMERAYKDKIQSHYVLQRK